A stretch of Miscanthus floridulus cultivar M001 chromosome 13, ASM1932011v1, whole genome shotgun sequence DNA encodes these proteins:
- the LOC136499355 gene encoding protein ALP1-like produces MSRSLFLRIVDAVESHDDYFRQKPDAVGTLGASPIQKVVAAVRMLAYGISADFLDEYVRMGESTIIECLKHFVKAVVEVFGEEYLRAPNAQDTARLLAINSARGFPGMLGSVDCMHWKWDKCPVGWRGAYEGKEDGPTMILEAVASQDLWIWHAFFGLPGSLNDINVLRRSPLFQSLTSGTAPQVEYMVNGNKYTMGYYLADGIYPAWATFVKAFQHPQGNKKIHFTMAQEAARKDVERAFGVLQARFAIVRGPARMWDKEDLWYIMQACVVLHNMIIEDERDEEDDFNYHQEGAPVLQPMDYQRRNPLVLEDFLKIHDEIEDRSSHERLRDDLVEHLWAIHSSS; encoded by the coding sequence ATGTCCAGGTCGCTCTTTCTACGGATAGTGGATGCAGTGGAGTCTCATGATGACTATTTCCGTCAAAAGCCCGATGCCGTCGGAACTCTTGGCGCCTCTCCCATACAGAAGGTTGTTGCCGCCGTTCGGATGCTTGCCTATGGTATTTCGGCCGACTTTTTGGATGAGTATGTGAGGATGGGAGAGAGCACCATCATTGAGTGTCTGAAACATTTTGTGAAGGCTGTCGTCGAGGTCTTTGGTGAAGAATACTTGAGGGCCCCCAATGCCCAGGACACAGCCAGGCTGTTGGCAATTAATAGCGCAAGAGGGTTCCCAGGAATGCTTGGTTCCGTTGATTGCATGCATTGGAAATGGGACAAGTGCCCAGTAGGTTGGAGAGGAGCATACGAAGGGAAAGAAGATGGGCCGACCATGATCCTTGAGGCCGTTGCATCACAAGATCTATGGATCTGGCATGCATTCTTCGGCCTTCCAGGTTCTCTAAATGATATCAACGTTTTGCGCCGCTCTCCACTCTTCCAAAGTCTGACTTCTGGGACGGCGCCACAAGTGGAATACATGGTCAATGGAAACAAGTACACAATGGGGTACTATCTTGCTGATGGGATATACCCAGCCTGGGCAACGTTTGTCAAAGCTTTTCAACATCCACAGGGCAACAAGAAGATCCACTTCACAATGGCACAAGAAGCAGCGAGGAAAGATGTGGAAAGAGCGTTTGGGGTACTCCAAGCTCGCTTTGCAATTGTGCGGGGTCCTGCAAGAATGTGGGACAAGGAAGATCTATGGTATATAATGCAAGCTTGTGTAGTCTTGCACAACATGATCATTGAGGATGAGCGAGATGAGGAAGATGATTTTAACTACCATCAGGAGGGTGCCCCTGTGTTGCAACCTATGGACTACCAACGTCGTAATCCGCTTGTGCTAGAGGACTTCCTGAAGATACACGACGAGATTGAGGATAGGTCTTCACATGAGCGACTTCGTGATGATCTTGTAGAGCACTTGTGGGCAATTCATAGTTCAAGCTAG
- the LOC136499354 gene encoding uncharacterized protein, translating into MAAPGFSGGALPPRSAAATKWRAFVAPHRQSSSIPLTANLPRRQEGPSPGGGGGGGRMPPPDSGLPPRLPNDQPLLAPRALTFTEPHAATWDAGSTTTSPAELYEVAGDDFSPNHWTPAYSEPRTSSAAGYYTNMITQEVGDDLELLRQQDATPSTGSKGSSKRGSNYSNLEDIQLCKSWIHISNDPIIGNDQPGKTYWERIANDFHKNRDFESDRSANSLEHRFGIILKECMKFQGYYEEVERRHPSGIPYQEHLLEAQARYARKAKGKNCQFEHCWLTLRHTQKFESTLEGNKRPAKSRELNLPVGSEQDDESTAQGQESSSIPCAKKARPPGRKQSKEKLKKNEGDDEYKNMMQNLIVMKTEEHKMKKERWEKDMMLEQRRIEMEEQRLRWEQEQKIMFCDVTTMDDDQRAYVLSKRAKIAKAMSASVGETASGESGV; encoded by the exons ATGGCGGCGCCGGGTTTCTCCGGAGGCGCGCTGCCTCCCCGTTCGGCTGCTGCCACGAAATGGCGTGCCTTCGTGGCTCCTCATCGCCAATCCTCCTCGATTCCCCTCACTGCCAACCTTCCACGTCGCCAAGAAGGCCCTtctcccggcggcggcggcggcggcggcaggatgCCTCCTCCCGACAGCGGCTTACCTCCTCGGCTCCCCAACGACCAGCCTCTACTCGCCCCTCGCGCGTTGACCTTCACGGAGCCTCACGCCGCCACCTGGGATGCCGGCAGCACCACAACATCACCAGCAGAGCTCTATGAGGTTGCCGGCGACGACTTCAGCCCCAACCATTGGACGCCTGCCTACTCG GAACCAAGGACTTCAAGTGCAGCTGGATATTACACAAACATGATCACACAGGAAGTGGGTGATGATTTGGAGTTGCTGAGGCAGCAGGATGCCACTCCAAGTACTGGCAGCAAAGGATCATCCAAGCGAGGCAGCAACTATAGTAATCTTGAAGATATCCAACTTTGCAAATCTTGGATTCATATCAGCAATGACCCTATCATAGGGAATGACCAGCCAGGAAAAACTTATTGGGAGAGAATCGCAAATGATTTCCACAAGAATAGGGACTTTGAGTCCGATAGGAGTGCAAATTCACTCGAGCATCGCTTTGGGATCATACTAAAGGAGTGCATGAAATTCCAAGGCTACTacgaggaggttgagcgtcgtcatccAAGTGGCATTCCATACCAAGAGCAT CTGCTGGAAGCTCAAGCAAGGTATGCCAGAAAAGCGAAGGGCAAAAATTGTCAATTCGAACATTGCTGGCTCACGTTGAGGCATACTCAGAAGTTCGAATCGACACTTGAAGGCAACAAGAGGCCGGCCAAGTCCAGAGAGCTCAACCTCCCAGTAGGAAGTGAACAAGACGATGAGTCAACCGCCCAAG GCCAAGAGAGCTCCTCAATCCCTTGTGCCAAGAAAGCCCGACCTCCGGGTAGAAAGCAATCCAAAGAGAAGCTGAAAAAGAATGAAGGAGATGACGAGTACAAGAATATGATGCAAAACTTGATAGTAATGAAGACCGAGGAacataagatgaagaaagaaaggtGGGAGAAGGATATGATGCTTGAGCAGCGCAGGATTGAGATGGAGGAGCAGCGGCTACGGTGGGAGCAGGAACAGAAAATTATGTTTTGTGATGTGACCACCATGGACGATGATCAAAGGGCATATGTGTTGTCCAAGAGAGCGAAGATTGCGAAGGCGATGAGTGCTAGTGTAGGCGAGACGGCTAGTGGTGAGAGTGGAGTCTAG